The following coding sequences are from one Humulus lupulus chromosome X, drHumLupu1.1, whole genome shotgun sequence window:
- the LOC133805067 gene encoding uncharacterized protein LOC133805067 yields the protein MLSLSEITEKVNDRWEVCVSLSDGQFQQVSFVNSIATIKGGTLTIHPSSFGSKCELPPEFLKKGSGSSLLVYVDALLSLLSVSLFMFYLLNLQWQSLALWIVFFPGPTSSRTRILRKQSICSLL from the exons ATGTTGAGCTTATCTGA GATCACAGAGAAAGTGAATGACAGGTGGGAGGTTTGTGTGAGCCTTAGTGATGGGCAATTTCAACAg GTTAGCTTTGTAAATTCGATTGCCACAATCAAGGGTGGAACTCTTACCATTCATCCAAGCAGTTTTGGGTCTAAATGTGAACTCCCACCAGAGTTCTTAAAGAAAGGTTCGGGAAGCTCTTTGCTTGTTTATGTAGATGCACTCTTATCATTACTTTCTGTATCTTTGTTTATGTTTTACCTTTTAAACTTGCAGTGGCAAAGTCTAGCATTGTGGATAGTCTTCTTTCCTGGGCCAACTTCAAGCAGAACAAGGATCTTAAGAAAACAGAGTATTTGTAGCCTCTTATAA